The genome window CCCAGAACAGGTGCTACAGCTCCCACAGAGGGCGGCTCTCACCCACAGGGAGAATGAGTTGGACAAAGTCAGAGAATGAATCTCGTCTTTGCTTGTGTTGGGGTTCCACTGGGTCATCTGTCCTGTAAAATCAGGTGTAGTGGTCTGTGCCTGACGTAAACTCCAACTtcccttttgtttctctctctctgctctcagcGGCTGAAGGATGAGATAGCAGAGGTTACCAGTGAGATTGAAAGCCTGGGCCTGACTGAAGAGAGGTACAGTATCTCTGAGCAGCCACCTCTCTGCTTGTGTGTAGGCAAGAAGCGTCCACTCATCTTCTGTTATAGTGGAAAAGCCCGACTCCTCTGCCTCATGGCCAGTAGGAGTGAAATTTAAAGGTTGCATTGTAGATAAAAGGTGTGGATTATTTTCAGTGGAAAAAATTCACCGCATTATTTCAATGTGTCTTAGGAAAAGCATGCAGAGGAGCAAACAGATGGCCATGGGCCGAAAGAAGTTCAACATGGACCCCAAGAAGGTGCGACAGAATTAATTCTTAATTAAAGTATTCGTCATTCTAAATTTCTAATGCTTCGTGTCGGCTTCTTCTTCAGGGAATTCGTTTCTTGATCGACAGCAACCTGCTGAAAATCACCAGCGACGACATTGCCCAGTTTCTCTACAAGGGAGAGGGGCTGAACAAGACGGCCATCGGCGACTATCTGGGGGAGAGGTGAGCGATGCTGACTCCCcccacattaacattaacagacGAGCCCGGGCTCatcagtccaacacaaacagagccGGTTTTAAAGGATCATCCAGTAAATCTGTGGCCGATGCATCACATCTCATCCAACTGTAGCTGCCAACTCTGAGCTAAACTGAGCTGACTttactcgtgtgtgtgtgtgtgtgtgtgtgtgtgtgtgtgtgtgtgtgtgtgtgtgtgtgtgtgtgtgtgtgtgtgtgtgtgtgtgtgtgtgtgtgtgtgtgtgtgtgtgtgtgtgtgtgtgtgtgtgtgtgtgtttgccatgCTGTGTTTCTGACATTTGTGTTCATGTACACACGAGGCTGTTTGTGTGAGATGGTGGGCTTGATTTGGGTGTGTGATTTGTATCGTGTTGTGCAGAGATGACTTCAACATCAAGGTCCTACACGCCTTCCTGGACCTGCACGAGTTTACGGACCTGAACCTGGTGCAGGCGCTCAGGCAGTTCCTGTGGAGCTTCAGGCTGCCTGGCGAGGCTCAGAAGATCGACCGCATGATGGAGGCGTTCGCCCAGAGATACTGTCACTGTAACCCTGGAGTGTTTCAGAGCACAGGTACGAGAAAGCGAGTACAAACGGCCTATTTTTACTACCTACAACCACCGACGATCATCGGTCCAATTAGTCAAATCCTTAAATGCGCCCTCATTGTTTTTCACAGATACCTGCTACGTGTTATCATTCGCGGTGATCATGCTGAACACCAGCCTACACAACCCCAACGTGAAGGACAAGCCCTCTGTGCAGAGATTCACAGCAATGAACCGGTGCATCAACGATGGAGGCGACCTGCCGGAGGAGCTGCTCAGGGTGAGAGCAAACTGACTGAG of Betta splendens chromosome 19, fBetSpl5.4, whole genome shotgun sequence contains these proteins:
- the LOC114845810 gene encoding cytohesin-1-like isoform X3; amino-acid sequence: MQRSKQMAMGRKKFNMDPKKGIRFLIDSNLLKITSDDIAQFLYKGEGLNKTAIGDYLGERDDFNIKVLHAFLDLHEFTDLNLVQALRQFLWSFRLPGEAQKIDRMMEAFAQRYCHCNPGVFQSTDTCYVLSFAVIMLNTSLHNPNVKDKPSVQRFTAMNRCINDGGDLPEELLRNLYDSIKNEPFKIPEDDGNDLTHTFFNPDREGWLLKLGGGRVKTWKRRWFILTDNCLYYFEYTTDKEPRGIIPLENLSIREVEDSKKPNCFELFIPDHKDQVIKACKTEADGRVVEGNHTFYRISAPTAEEKDEWINSIRAAISKDPFYEMLAARKKKVSSLKGL